CGCGAAGCGGCGAGGGCCCCCGCCGAGGGACGTCCGCCGAGGGCTCACCGGACTCCGCGGTCGCCGTCCCGCGAGTCCGCATCATCGTCGGATGCCACCCGCACAACGCGAAGCTCTTCGACGCGGCCGCCGAAGCCGAACTCCGTCGCCTGGCCGCAGACCCACGCACGTGTGCGCTCGGCGAGCTCGGGCTCGACTATCACTACGACCAGTCGCCCCGCGACGTGCAGCGGGCCGCGTTTGGCCGTCATCTCGAGATCGCGCACGAACTTGACCTGCCGGTCGTCGTGCATCTACGTGAGGCGCATGGAGACGGCGAACGAATTCTGCGCGACGTCGGCGTCCCCACGGCCGGCTGCATCCTGCACTGCTTCAACCTTGCCGCCTGCGACATGCAGCCGTTCATCGAGCTTGGCTGCCACGTCAG
This genomic stretch from Coriobacteriia bacterium harbors:
- a CDS encoding TatD family hydrolase, whose protein sequence is MIVGCHPHNAKLFDAAAEAELRRLAADPRTCALGELGLDYHYDQSPRDVQRAAFGRHLEIAHELDLPVVVHLREAHGDGERILRDVGVPTAGCILHCFNLAACDMQPFIELGCHVSFAGPVTFKKADEVREAAALVPADRILTETDCPFMAPEPFRGRTNEPAFTVFTAARIAGARGVALADFAASSYANALALLDRERSS